From the Malus domestica chromosome 17, GDT2T_hap1 genome, one window contains:
- the LOC103442430 gene encoding nuclear transport factor 2-like isoform X2: MALQNAISRPTPSAQLVGNAFIEQYYHILHNNPGLVHRFYQDSSILSRPDSNGVMTSVTTMQGINEKILSLNYNKYKAEIKTADAQKSYEDGVTVLVTGCLTGKDNLKRKFAQSFFLAPQDNGFFVLNDVFRFVEDGDLLENHSVNEVNDAATILSSQDPEATHVPDPPAPDLETTQVEENPIMVEETYDTSDHERQYTTESDMEPPSYSNGNDVTVAVEPASTTAQEDSSKKSYASIVKVPKGSPGPSKVYVPTNTVRVASKKAETNLPGPTAPASVPEASAPTSTSALESSDTNEEVEGYSIYIRNLPLNVTTDQLQEEFKKFGPIKQGGVQVRNKKLQGHCFGFVEFESSSSMNSAIQASPITIGGRQAVIEIKRTTTRVGSSERGRFPPAGRGGFRNDSFRGRGNYGGGRSFGRNEYVRRGEFSGRGRGGPAGRSGYGYQARGRGGRSSEANQNAVSA; encoded by the exons ATGGCCTTGCAGAATGCAATTTCTCGACCCACTCCTAGTGCCCAACTTGTTGGAAATGCTTTCATTGAGCAGTATTACCATATTCTTCATAATAACCCAGGCCTGGTCCATCGGTTTTATCAGGATTCAAGCATACTAAGCCGGCCTGATTCCAATGGCGTGATGACATCAGTGACCACTATGCAA GGAATCAATGAGAAGATCCTTTCCTTAAATTACAACAAATATAAGGCTGAGATAAAGACTGCTGATGCTCAGAAGTCTTATGAAGATGGGGTGACTGTGTTAGTTACTGGTTGTTTAACAGGCAAGGATAACTTGAAAAGGAAATTCGCCCAATCATTTTTTCTTGCCCCTCAAGACAATGGGTTCTTTGTATTGAATGATGTCTTTAGATTTGTGGAAGATGGAGATCTTTTAGAAAACCATTCAGTTAATGAAGTTAATGATGCTGCAACAATCCTCTCAAGCCAGGATCCAG aggCAACTCATGTTCCTGATCCTCCTGCACCTGATCTGGAAACTACTCAAGTTGAAGAGAATCCAATTATGGTTGAGGAAACTTATGACACATCAGACCATGAGAGACAATACACTACAGAATCTGACATGGAACCCCCGTCTTATTCAAATGGGAACGATGTCACTGTGGCAGTTGAGCCGGCTTCTACGACAGCCCAAGAGGATAGTTCGAAGAAGTCGTATGCATCAATT GTTAAAGTTCCTAAAGGGAGTCCGGGACCAAGTAAGGTTTATGTGCCTACTAATACTGTAAGAGTGGCTTCTAAGAAAGCGGAAACTAATTTGCCTGGGCCAACTGCACCTGCTTCTGTGCCTGAAGCATCAGCCCCAACTAGCACTAGTGCCTTAGAGAGTAGTGATACTAATGAGGAAG TTGAGGGCTATTCTATTTACATAAGGAATTTGCCCTTAAACGTGACGACTGATCAGCTTCAGgaagaattcaagaaatttgGACCAATAAAGCAAGGAGGCGTCCAAGTCCGAAATAAGAAA CTCCAGGGCCACTGTTTTGGATTTGTTGAGTTCGAGTCTTCAAGTTCCATGAATAGTGCCATTCAG GCTTCACCAATCACTATTGGTGGCCGTCAAGCTGTCATCGAGATAAAGAGAACTACCACTCGAG TTGGTAGCAGTGAAAGAGGTAGATTTCCTCCTGCTGGAAGGGGTGGGTTCCGAAATGACAGCTTTAGAGGCCGTGGGAACTATGGCGGTGGCCGGAGCTTTGGCAGAAACGAATATGTGAGAAGGGGCGAATTCTCAGGCCGAGGCAGGGGTGGCCCAGCTGGGCGCAGTGGATATGGTTATCAGGCACGAGGGAGGGGCGGACGCTCAAGTGAAGCAAACCAGAATGCTGTTTCTGCATAA
- the LOC103442430 gene encoding nuclear transport factor 2-like isoform X1 produces the protein MFEKCKRVILEPFWALQTQSVNLHQGWLLASTKDSSFLSCANCSSVPLSVSLSLARSLSVCLTRSLLFGGRYPTISTVPKALSLPNQYSIPTKGMALQNAISRPTPSAQLVGNAFIEQYYHILHNNPGLVHRFYQDSSILSRPDSNGVMTSVTTMQGINEKILSLNYNKYKAEIKTADAQKSYEDGVTVLVTGCLTGKDNLKRKFAQSFFLAPQDNGFFVLNDVFRFVEDGDLLENHSVNEVNDAATILSSQDPEATHVPDPPAPDLETTQVEENPIMVEETYDTSDHERQYTTESDMEPPSYSNGNDVTVAVEPASTTAQEDSSKKSYASIVKVPKGSPGPSKVYVPTNTVRVASKKAETNLPGPTAPASVPEASAPTSTSALESSDTNEEVEGYSIYIRNLPLNVTTDQLQEEFKKFGPIKQGGVQVRNKKLQGHCFGFVEFESSSSMNSAIQASPITIGGRQAVIEIKRTTTRVGSSERGRFPPAGRGGFRNDSFRGRGNYGGGRSFGRNEYVRRGEFSGRGRGGPAGRSGYGYQARGRGGRSSEANQNAVSA, from the exons atgttcgAAAAGTGTAAAAGAGTTATACTTGAACCATTCTGGGCACTCCAAACCCAAAGTGTGAATTTGCATCAGGGTTGGTTGTTGGCGTCTACCAAAGACTCTTCCTTTTTATCGTGCGCTAACTGTTCGTCTGtccctctctctgtctctctctctctcgctcgtTCGCTCTCAGTCTGTCTCACTCGCTCACTCTTGTTTGGCGGAAGGTACCCTACCATCTCCACCGTCCCCAAAGCTCTGTCTCTCCCAAACCAATATAGCATTCCCACAAAAGG AATGGCCTTGCAGAATGCAATTTCTCGACCCACTCCTAGTGCCCAACTTGTTGGAAATGCTTTCATTGAGCAGTATTACCATATTCTTCATAATAACCCAGGCCTGGTCCATCGGTTTTATCAGGATTCAAGCATACTAAGCCGGCCTGATTCCAATGGCGTGATGACATCAGTGACCACTATGCAA GGAATCAATGAGAAGATCCTTTCCTTAAATTACAACAAATATAAGGCTGAGATAAAGACTGCTGATGCTCAGAAGTCTTATGAAGATGGGGTGACTGTGTTAGTTACTGGTTGTTTAACAGGCAAGGATAACTTGAAAAGGAAATTCGCCCAATCATTTTTTCTTGCCCCTCAAGACAATGGGTTCTTTGTATTGAATGATGTCTTTAGATTTGTGGAAGATGGAGATCTTTTAGAAAACCATTCAGTTAATGAAGTTAATGATGCTGCAACAATCCTCTCAAGCCAGGATCCAG aggCAACTCATGTTCCTGATCCTCCTGCACCTGATCTGGAAACTACTCAAGTTGAAGAGAATCCAATTATGGTTGAGGAAACTTATGACACATCAGACCATGAGAGACAATACACTACAGAATCTGACATGGAACCCCCGTCTTATTCAAATGGGAACGATGTCACTGTGGCAGTTGAGCCGGCTTCTACGACAGCCCAAGAGGATAGTTCGAAGAAGTCGTATGCATCAATT GTTAAAGTTCCTAAAGGGAGTCCGGGACCAAGTAAGGTTTATGTGCCTACTAATACTGTAAGAGTGGCTTCTAAGAAAGCGGAAACTAATTTGCCTGGGCCAACTGCACCTGCTTCTGTGCCTGAAGCATCAGCCCCAACTAGCACTAGTGCCTTAGAGAGTAGTGATACTAATGAGGAAG TTGAGGGCTATTCTATTTACATAAGGAATTTGCCCTTAAACGTGACGACTGATCAGCTTCAGgaagaattcaagaaatttgGACCAATAAAGCAAGGAGGCGTCCAAGTCCGAAATAAGAAA CTCCAGGGCCACTGTTTTGGATTTGTTGAGTTCGAGTCTTCAAGTTCCATGAATAGTGCCATTCAG GCTTCACCAATCACTATTGGTGGCCGTCAAGCTGTCATCGAGATAAAGAGAACTACCACTCGAG TTGGTAGCAGTGAAAGAGGTAGATTTCCTCCTGCTGGAAGGGGTGGGTTCCGAAATGACAGCTTTAGAGGCCGTGGGAACTATGGCGGTGGCCGGAGCTTTGGCAGAAACGAATATGTGAGAAGGGGCGAATTCTCAGGCCGAGGCAGGGGTGGCCCAGCTGGGCGCAGTGGATATGGTTATCAGGCACGAGGGAGGGGCGGACGCTCAAGTGAAGCAAACCAGAATGCTGTTTCTGCATAA
- the LOC103442845 gene encoding receptor-like protein kinase FERONIA has protein sequence MNNPISKHPNKTLTPLLLPLFFHMITMCMAVDSPPIYRPSEQITLQCGSSGTKFSQDSRYWDGDIDTSFFPFGAAGNKSIFKEAPSPSSSGQVPYSTARLSRFEFTYTFPLSSGPKFIRLYFYPASYAPNFNRSQALFSVKAGGFTLLHDFNASATADASASDTIYREFCLHTESGQNLSITFTPSKASPDAYAFINGIEIISMPPYLYYTSPQSPVGVAYVGSKNTIRIENNTALEMVYRINIGDERRIYSDQDTGMYRNWDGLGDDYNYLDDLSRKFSVLPHNSSVQLDFSGIPEYSAPKEVYQTGRSMGMNKTINKSYNLTWEFPVDSMFAYLVRLHFCEFDAYVTMPQDRLFHIYISNQSVEQMADIILWSGGNGKPVYRDYVVFMSGNPAIPKKVNLFLALEASKQDWLTKYNDAILNGLEMFKLSTNQNLARQSPDPPPIAPTNGTSKPSTRSRTPLLATVIGVASGILGLSVLGFLVFRRWQKVKGTGSDGSSSLPPHLCRCFSLSEIKAATQNFSQGFIVGVGGFGHVYKGHIDGGATPVAIKRLKPESKQGACEFKTEIELLSQLRHRHLVSLIGYCTDKNEMILVYDYMSRGTLADHLYHNDNPPLSWGQRLQICIGAARGLRYLHSDAQGTIIHRDVKSTNILLDEKWVAKVSDFGLSKMGTTTMSKTHISTAVKGSFGYLDPEYYRRQQLTVKSDVYSFGVVLCEVLCSRPAVVHAVETRQMNLAEWAKSCHRDRELDQIIDPNMKGKIETECLNKFVEIAMSCINDNGIERPTMNDVVRGLEFALQLHQKCGERNDEYALASVPGCATNESVQCISRKIFSEINNSNGR, from the coding sequence ATGAACAACCCTATCAGCAAACACCCTAATAAAACTCTCACTCCTCTTCTCCTTCCCCTTTTTTTCCACATGATAACCATGTGCATGGCCGTGGACTCGCCGCCAATCTACCGTCCGTCTGAACAAATCACCCTTCAATGTGGCTCTTCCGGTACCAAATTCAGCCAAGACTCCCGATATTGGGATGGAGATATTGACACATCTTTTTTTCCATTCGGAGCAGCTGGTAACAAATCCATATTCAAAGAAGCACCTTCTCCCTCTTCTTCCGGCCAAGTGCCTTACAGCACAGCAAGGCTTTCCCGCTTTGAATTTACCTACACATTTCCACTCTCTTCCGGCCCAAAGTTCATCCGCTTGTATTTCTACCCAGCATCATACGCCCCCAACTTCAACCGATCCCAAGCCCTCTTCTCAGTCAAAGCCGGTGGCTTTACCCTTCTCCACGACTTCAACGCTTCAGCCACGGCTGATGCTTCTGCCTCGGATACTATATACAGAGAGTTCTGCCTCCACACCGAGTCAGGACAGAATTTGAGTATCACATTCACTCCAAGCAAAGCAAGCCCAGATGCCTACGCGTTTATCAATGGGATTGAAATTATCTCCATGCCCCCATATCTTTACTACACTTCACCCCAGAGCCCAGTTGGGGTTGCTTATGTAGGCAGCAAAAACACGATTCGCATCGAGAACAACACTGCTCTGGAGATGGTGTACCGAATCAATATCGGTGACGAAAGGCGGATCTATTCCGATCAGGACACTGGTATGTACCGCAATTGGGATGGTTTGGGAGACGATTACAACTACTTAGACGATTTAAGTAGGAAGTTTAGTGTTTTACCACATAACAGTAGCGTTCAGCTTGACTTTTCTGGAATACCAGAGTACTCTGCTCCGAAAGAAGTTTACCAAACCGGCCGCTCAATGGGCATGAACAAGACCATAAACAAGAGCTACAATCTCACCTGGGAATTCCCTGTGGATTCAATGTTTGCTTACTTGGTTAGGCTTCATTTTTGTGAGTTTGATGCTTATGTTACGATGCCCCAAGACAGGCTATTTCATATCTACATCTCCAATCAATCCGTTGAGCAAATGGCAGATATAATCTTGTGGAGCGGTGGAAATGGAAAACCAGTGTACAGAGACTACGTTGTGTTCATGTCGGGGAACCCTGCAATCCCAAAGAAAGTCAATCTCTTTCTTGCACTGGAAGCAAGCAAGCAGGATTGGTTGACTAAATACAACGACGCAATCTTGAACGGACTCGAAATGTTCAAACTCAGTACAAATCAGAATCTCGCCAGACAAAGCCCCGACCCACCTCCTATAGCCCCAACAAACGGGACATCAAAACCAAGCACCAGGTCAAGAACTCCTTTGCTTGCCACGGTCATTGGTGTAGCTTCCGGCATACTTGGACTCTCTGTTCTTGGGTTCTTGGTTTTTAGGCGGTGGCAGAAAGTCAAGGGCACTGGCTCGGATGGGTCGTCATCTTTACCACCACATTTGTGTCGTTGCTTTTCACTGTCGGAGATAAAAGCCGCCACCCAAAACTTCAGCCAGGGTTTCATTGTTGGTGTTGGAGGCTTTGGTCACGTGTACAAAGGGCATATCGACGGCGGGGCCACTCCCGTTGCGATCAAACGGCTGAAACCCGAGTCAAAGCAGGGAGCCTGTGAGTTCAAGACGGAAATCGAACTGCTCTCGCAACTCAGACACCGCCATTTGGTGTCTCTCATTGGGTACTGTACCGATAAAAATGAGATGATTTTGGTGTACGATTACATGTCTCGTGGGACACTCGCTGATCATCTCTACCACAACGACAACCCACCTCTCTCCTGGGGACAACGGCTCCAAATTTGCATTGGCGCCGCACGAGGGTTGCGCTACCTTCACAGCGATGCGCAGGGCACTATCATCCACCGTGACGTGAAGAGCACAAACATTTTATTGGATGAGAAATGGGTGGCCAAGGTTTCGGATTTTGGATTGTCGAAAATGGGCACGACCACCATGTCCAAGACCCACATTAGCACGGCCGTGAAAGGCAGTTTCGGTTACCTAGACCCGGAATACTACCGACGTCAACAACTAACGGTGAAGTCCGATGTGTACTCATTCGGTGTAGTGTTGTGTGAAGTACTGTGCTCAAGACCAGCCGTGGTGCATGCAGTGGAGACAAGGCAAATGAACTTGGCTGAATGGGCCAAGAGCTGCCATCGCGACAGGGAACTTGATCAAATTATTGATCCGAACATGAAGGGTAAGATTGAAACCGAGTGTTTGAACAAGTTTGTGGAAATTGCTATGAGTTGCATCAATGATAATGGGATCGAGCGGCCGACAATGAATGATGTTGTGAGAGGGCTTGAGTTTGCATTGCAACTACACCAGAAGTGCGGTGAAAGGAACGACGAGTATGCCTTGGCTAGTGTGCCAGGTTGCGCTACGAATGAATCCGTTCAGTGCATATCCAGGAAGATCTTCTCAGAAATCAACAATTCGAATGGGAGATGA